GCACTATTTCGATCTTATCCTTATAGGCTTCTTCTATAAGCACATCATCCTCATTGGATTTAGGAATGATGACTTTCTTTATCCCTGCCAAAGCTGCAGCCTCTATCTTGTAGGTTGCACCACCAATTGGTAGTACGTCACCTCTCACAGAAAGCGACCCAGTCATTGCCACAGACTGATCCACGGGTATGTTCTCCAGGGCGGAGATCACAGCAGTAGCTATGGATATCGATGCACTGTCGCCTTCCACACCTTCATAGGTCCCTATGAACTGTATGTGGATATCATGGTTTGATGTATCTTTTCCAGTGATATTCTTTATCACAGCAGATACATTCTGGACAGCTTCTTTAGCTATATCCTTAAGCATACCGGTGGCGATAACACGTCCTTCTGAACTTGATTGAGCTGGCGTCACTTCAGCCATTATAGGTAACACTATGCCAGAGTCTCCCCCCATTACGGCAAGACCGTTAACCCTGCCCACGGCCGAACCGTTCTTCTGGAACAGCTGATAATCTTTGCGCCTTTCAAGATAGCTATCGGCCAGTTGCTGTTCAATGGAGCGGGCCATCTTCTTTGCAGCCAATACATGTTTAGCAGTGGTCACCACAGCCTCCTCAGCATGAGCAATATCTCCGGCTACTCTTACAAGACCGCCGAGATCCCTTAGCTTCAGGGTAAGGTGTCCTTTTCTTCCCGCCCTGCGTCTGGCTTCCCTGATAACCTCATTGACTGCAGACTTGTCAAAAGGAGGTATATGTCCATCACGCATTACCTCCTGGGCTACGAAACGTACAAGATTCCTGCGGTTCTCGAGATCATCCTCCATGGAATCCCGCATGAATATTTCATAGCCGTATCCCTTGATCCTTGATCTGAGGGCAGGATGCATTTTTTCCACTGCATCGAGATTACCTGCAGCCACCATGATAAAATCACATGGTACAGGCTCTGTCTTTACGAGGGCTCCGGAACTGCGTTCTGATTGTCCGGTAATGGCATATTCTTTTTCCTGAAGCGCTGTAAGCATACTCTGTTGCGATTCCAGGCTTAGAGTATTGATCTCATCTATGAACAAAACACCCTTGTGCGATTTATGTATATCTCCGCTCTCAACCCTGTCATGCGCAGGAGTTTCAAGTCCTCCTGACTGGAAAGGATCGTGGCGTACATCACCGAGGAGAGCTCCTGCGTGAGTGCCTGTTGCATCGATGTAAGGAGCATGTTCTTTGTTGTAATTATTAACAACAAGTTTAGGTATCATCATCTCTTCTTTTGGGAGCAACTGGCGTGTAAGCAGAAGTATCATTATAGCTGCTATGATCCCCCACAATAGTTGGTCCACATAGAAAGAATATATGATTATACCAAAAACCAGTAGCATCATCAGCATGTTCCTGGATTGGGCCTTTTTCTGGGCTTCCAGTTTATGGGCCATGACTATTTCTCTTCCCTTACCAGCGGGTACAGTCCTTATCTTGGGATTGTTCTGGTCCTCAGGATTAGGGTAAGCAAGGATATCCTGAAGTTCTTCTTTGGGTAAAAGTTCTGCCATAGCCTTCGCCAGTAAAGATTTACCGGTACCGGGGGTCCCTATCATCATTACATGTCGGCGCTGGCTAGCCGCCTTCTTGACCACTGTCACAGCATGTTCCTGCCCGATGATCTGATCAATCAACAGTTCCGGAACATCTATGGAGTCCGTAGTGTTGAAATCAAAATCATAAAGTTCGTTTTGATCAATAGTAGTCATCTCTGTATCCATGATTTGCTCACAGTTATGATTTCTGTTGTCAACCTGACTATTCCTTTTGTCCATTGATTCTGCATATATAGATGCACATATAAAATAAATGTATTCCTTTATATTGCAAAACTATATGAATATTAAAGCTGATATGCAGGAAGTGTTCAGAGAATGAAATCCATTATTCATATACTTATTGCTTTCATGTTTGTAATGATATTCAGCTCATTGCCGGCAACTGCGGCAACGGAAGATTCACCATATATACATTACAGACAAATGACAATGAACTTCAGTGGAACCGATGCCACGGTTACTCTTTTGTTTAAACTCGATACATTTGCACAGGCTTACACGTTACTCATGGGAAGCCATAATCTTAAGGGCGATATAAGGAAGATGTTCTTTGAATTCGACGAGGTGACCGTGTACCAGATAGGTAAAGACTATGCTACCCTCAGGATAAACAATGTCTCACAGTTAAGTGACGGATATTACCTGCATAATTCAAGAGCTTTAGGTTCAAGTGTAGATATGCTCACGATGGTCTATCCAAGCGGTGCAAGTAAGCAGATGTCCAATGCAAAACAAACATCGAATATCTTTTACTGATCACGCTCTTTGTTTCTTGTTTACTTTCCTGTTTACGCTACTGCTCGCTTTTATGAAATTGGATAAGCTCGTATAATGTAATATTTGGGTGTGCAGCCGATGTACTAAATTCTGTTGATTAAGCATGCGGCACATGCCTGCTGGCTGCACTTGGTGCAATGATGAAATAGACATTATAGTTTCAAAAATAAATTGATAGAACAATGT
This DNA window, taken from Methanomethylovorans hollandica DSM 15978, encodes the following:
- the lonB gene encoding ATP-dependent protease LonB, with the translated sequence MDTEMTTIDQNELYDFDFNTTDSIDVPELLIDQIIGQEHAVTVVKKAASQRRHVMMIGTPGTGKSLLAKAMAELLPKEELQDILAYPNPEDQNNPKIRTVPAGKGREIVMAHKLEAQKKAQSRNMLMMLLVFGIIIYSFYVDQLLWGIIAAIMILLLTRQLLPKEEMMIPKLVVNNYNKEHAPYIDATGTHAGALLGDVRHDPFQSGGLETPAHDRVESGDIHKSHKGVLFIDEINTLSLESQQSMLTALQEKEYAITGQSERSSGALVKTEPVPCDFIMVAAGNLDAVEKMHPALRSRIKGYGYEIFMRDSMEDDLENRRNLVRFVAQEVMRDGHIPPFDKSAVNEVIREARRRAGRKGHLTLKLRDLGGLVRVAGDIAHAEEAVVTTAKHVLAAKKMARSIEQQLADSYLERRKDYQLFQKNGSAVGRVNGLAVMGGDSGIVLPIMAEVTPAQSSSEGRVIATGMLKDIAKEAVQNVSAVIKNITGKDTSNHDIHIQFIGTYEGVEGDSASISIATAVISALENIPVDQSVAMTGSLSVRGDVLPIGGATYKIEAAALAGIKKVIIPKSNEDDVLIEEAYKDKIEIVPVTNIIEVIEHSLVGVDKQRIVEKLSKLTNLKLNLDIPEVVPT